A window of Symphalangus syndactylus isolate Jambi chromosome 24, NHGRI_mSymSyn1-v2.1_pri, whole genome shotgun sequence contains these coding sequences:
- the BPIFB6 gene encoding BPI fold-containing family B member 6, with the protein MLRILCLALCSLLTGTRADPGALLRLGMDIMNQVQSAMDESHILEKMAAEAGKKQPGMKPIKGIANLKVKDVQLPVITLNFVPGVGIFQCVSTGVTITGKSFMGGNMEIIVALNITATNRLLWDEETGLPVFKSEGCEVILVNVKTNLPSNMLPKVVNKFLDSTLRKVLPGLMCPAIDAVLMYVNRKWTNLSDPVPVGQMGTIKYVLRSTPATTASYIQLDFSPVVQQQKGKTIKLADAREALAFPEGYAKGSSQLLLPATLLSAELALLQKSFHVNVQDTMIGELPPQTTETLAGFIPEVAVAYPKSKPLMTQIKIKKPPKVTMKTGKSLPHLHGTLEMFAARRRGKAPMSLFLLEVHLNLKVQYSVQENRLQMATSLDRLLSLSQKSSSIGNFNEKELTGFITSYLEEAYIPVVNDVLQVGLPLPDFLAMNYSLAELDIVENALMLDLKLG; encoded by the exons AGGTCCAGAGCGCCATGGATGAGAGTCATATCCTGGAGAAGATGGCAGCTGAGGCAGGCAAGAAACAGCCAGGGATGAAACCTATCAAGGGCATCGCCAA TTTGAAGGTGAAGGATGTCCAGCTGCCCGTCATCACACTGAACTTTGTACCTGGAGTGGGCATCTTCCAATGTGTGTCCACAGGCGTGACCATCACTGGCAAGAG CTTCATGGGAGGGAACATGGAGATTATCGTGGCCCTGAACATCACAGCCACCAACCGGCTTCTGTGGGATGAGGAGACAGGCCTCCCCGTGTTCaagagtgagggctgtgaggtcaTCCTGGTCAATGTGAAGACTAACCTGCCTAGCAA CATGCTCCCCAAGGTGGTCAACAAGTTCCTGGACAGCACCCTGCGCAAGGTCCTCCCTGGGCTG ATGTGTCCCGCCATCGATGCAGTCCTGATGTATGTGAACAGGAAGTGGACCAATCTCAGTG ACCCCGTGCCCGTGGGCCAGATGGGCACCATCAAATATGTCCTGAGGTCCACaccagccaccacagccagctacaTCCAACTGGACTTCAGT CCTGTGGTGCAGCAGCAAAAGGGCAAAACCATCAAGCTTGCTGATGCCAGGGAGGCCCTCGCATTCCCTGAAGGTTATGCCAAAGGCTCGTCGCAGCTGCTGCTCCCAGCCACCCTCCTCTCCGCAGAGCTTGCCCTTCTGCAGAAGTCCTTTCATGTGAATGTCCAGGATACGA tgattggtGAGCTGCCCCCACAAACCACCGAGACACTGgctggcttcattcctgaa GTGGCTGTAGCTTATCCCAAGTCAAAGCCCTTGATGACCCAGATCAAGATAAAGAAGCCTCCCAAGGTCACTATGAAGACAGGCAAGAGCCTGCCACACCTCCACGGCACCCTGGAGATGTTCGCGGCTCGGCGGCGGGGCAAGGCTCCAATGTCCCTCTTTCTCCTAGAAGTG CACTTGAATCTGAAAGTCCAGTACTCAGTGCAAGAGAACCGGCTGCAGATGGCCACCTCTTTGGACAG ATTACTGAGCTTGTCCCAGAAGTCCTCATCGATTGGCAACTTCAAT gAGAAGGAATTAACTGGCTTCATCACCAGCTATCTCGAAGAAGCCTACATCCCAGTTGTCAATG ATGTGCTCCAAGTGGGGCTCCCACTCCCGGACTTTCTGGCCATGAATTACAGCCTGGCTGAGCTGGACATAGTGGAG AATGCCCTGATGCTGGACTTGAAGCTGGGCTGA